Proteins encoded together in one Camelina sativa cultivar DH55 chromosome 9, Cs, whole genome shotgun sequence window:
- the LOC109126409 gene encoding uncharacterized protein At3g60930, chloroplastic-like: MSPPKSSSGKTAKPLIPGVFGPHQPSILSAESIAEIRGSTRILSEVEIRFPEAHESPENPPPGYCCAFEIFFSACGLSFPLPELIVTMMFELGFALPQMCPNFVRTVLCLQTLGEEFNYQLSLADFLQVYTVKTGRTKGTLYVSPLAGLKVFDDLPEKDEKWRKSYFFFPVNKLTFGHRVNHFERGLLCPTFTEFFSRFCSQGQIAWDSFSCERIRESTARLGRRSLVCSTPVSVSEMNYREERACRAAEKEAKKQMAMALAEGKAHLSNKNSSGSSVPEVSGTSAPPTGSPELGTESTRAPAGPLVPPVIVIADSSDEPREVAASPLASKKTSAEISSQQTDSSKKRMEPETASCSREKVRARTGSLGDERGKPSSKDRGPSSERRSKEAPPPRDSGDSSGRNPPKEQRPFARVPPASPADLMRSYIRPGVRIPAFADMTEVNRANFFRFADKIGEVNLLQERIADLEAQVKEYARLEAENASTVAKAEQIRARMKKAEIEVLDLGVANEDLRDKLKKAGDLYFEAAEDAKAAKNRLHEIELRNQLLEAGNSCEIERVRREERQAMRRTLRPLVEEVRVTFEEREKLAPLQVRAAEIRANRMLIEEIARGEIQDMEAELGLLKADEEVVDEKVSKVTPRDLDLSVFSDLLADTPNLLCSENPLSVTIDESGTNLGQMSK, from the exons ATGTCTCCGCCGAAATCCTCATCGGGAAAAACCGCAAAACCCTTAATTCCGGGCGTTTTCGGCCCCCACCAGCCGTCGATTCTCTCTGCGGAAAGCATAGCCGAGATTAGAGGATCCACCAGGATTCTGTCGGAGGTCGAGATCAGATTCCCGGAGGCTCATGAGTCTCCAGAGAACCCCCCTCCAGGGTACTGTTGCGCGTTCGAGATATTCTTCTCTGCGTGCGGTCTGTCATTCCCCCTTCCCGAACTCATCGTGACGATGATGTTCGAACTGGGCTTCGCTCTTCCCCAGATGTGCCCCAACTTTGTTCGGACTGTCTTGTGCCTTCAAACTCTAGGGGAGGAGTTCAACTACCAGTTATCATTGGCCGACTTCCTCCAGGTGTACACGGTGAAGACTGGTCGTACCAAGGGCACACTTTATGTAAGCCCGCTTGCCGGGCTAAAGGTTTTTGACGACCTGCCCGAGAAGGATGAAAAGTGGCGGAAGTCCTATTTCTTCTTCCCGGTTAACAAGCTCACTTTCGGCCACCGCGTGA atcACTTCGAACGCGGATTGCTTTGCCCCACATTCACGGAGTTCTTCTCGAGGTTCTGCAGCCAGGGACAGATTGCTTGGGATTCTTTCTCCTGCGAAAGGATCAGAGAGTCCACGGCGAGGCTCGGAAGGCGTTCTCTAGTCTGTTCTACCCCCGTGAGCGTTTCGGAGATGAATTATAGGGAAGAAAGGGCATGCCGAGCTGCCGAAAAAGAGGCAAAGAAACAGATGGCGATGGCCCTTGCTGAAGGCAAAGCTCACCTTTCTAACAAGAATTCCTCCGGATCCTCCGTTCCCGAGGTGAGCGGGACTTCCGCACCTCCAACTGGCTCTCCCGAGCTTGGTACAGAATCAACCAGGGCTCCTGCTGGCCCGTTGGTTCCCCCCGTGATTGTCATTGCTGATTCTAGCGATGAGCCACGGGAGGTCGCTGCTTCCCCCCTGGCATCGAAGAAAACCTCTGCTGAGATCTCCTCTCAGCAAACTGATTCATCGAAGAAGAGGATGGAGCCCGAGACCGCCTCCTGTTCTCGTGAAAAAGTCCGAGCCCGGACTGGCTCGTTAGGGGATGAGCGAGGTAAACCGAGCTCGAAAGACAGGGGTCCCTCCTCGGAGAGGAGATCTAAAGAGGCCCCACCGCCTAGAGACTCCGGGGACTCCTCTGGTAGGAACCCTCCGAAGGAACAACGTCCTTTCGCCCGAG TCCCCCCTGCGTCCCCAGCTGACCTAATGAGGAGCTACATTCGGCCCGGAGTTCGGATTCCGGCGTTCGCTGACATGACCGAGGTCAATCGTGCAAACTTCTTCCGTTTTGCGGATAAAATTGGCGAG GTGAACCTTCTTCAAGAGAGGATCGCTGACCTGGAAGCCCAGGTGAAAGAGTACGCCAGGCTGGAGGCTGAGAATGCTAGCACCGTAGCGAAAGCCGAGCAAATCCGAGCGCGGATGAAGAAGGCTGAAATAGAGGTGCTCGACCTTGGGGTTGCCAACGAAGACCTCCGAGACAAACTGAAGAAGGCGGGGGACCTTTACTTCGAAGCGGCGGAGGACGCAAAGGCAGCCAAGAATAGGTTGCACGAGATCGAGCTTCGCAATCAGCTACTCGAAGCTGGCAACAGCTGCGAGATAGAGAGGGTGCGAAGGGAGGAGAGGCAGGCAATGAGGCGGACTCTCCGTCCTCTGGTTGAGGAGGTGAGGGTCACCTtcgaagagagggagaagctaGCTCCGCTCCAGGTCCGAGCTGCTGAGATTAGGGCGAACCGGATGCTGATCGAGGAGATCGCCAGAGGAGAGATCCAAGACATGGAGGCCGAGCTCGGACTCCTGAAAGCTGACGAAGAGGTGGTGGACGAGAAGGTTTCGAAGGTAACTCCTCGTGACCTCGACCTTTCAGTATTCTCAGATCTTTTGGCGGATACACCCAATCTCTTGTGCAGCGAGAACCCGCTAAGCGTCACAATCGATGAGTCCGGCACTAATCTCGGGCAAATGTCAAAGTAG
- the LOC109126408 gene encoding uncharacterized protein LOC109126408 → MKPSTNPSLLLVTNQVLGEYETKGGRMEAYLSIARELVAKFEDFEITKIPRSENSAADALASLASTSDPTTTRIIPVEIIQYPSIRLENSNVVTREMKMQLAAEEAAHKASADSLPPEDPAPVMPTPMEVHPPLAELDASQIPEPSGSPIDNQAVIPHATSSGTNSNSSGADDWRSPIWAYLEKGEFPADKWAARKLKVVSARYCVRSGILLRRSVAGLYLACVAGSEPAMLMRAVHDGPNGNHSGGRTLAFKIKRQGYFWSTMVTDCERYSRACEKC, encoded by the exons ATGAAGCCGAGTACGAATCCTTCCTTGCTG ctggtcaccaaccagGTTTTGGGGGAGTACGAGACAAAGGGTGGTCGTATGGAGGCTTATTTGTCCATAGCTCGAGAACTAGTCGCTAAGTTCGAGGATtttgaaatcactaagatcccacGAAGTGAAAACTCCGCCGCGGACGCTTTAGCATCTTTGGCATCCACTTCGGATCCCACGACGACCAGGATTATCCCCGTCGAAATTATCCAGTATCCGAGCATTCGACTAGAAAACTCAAACGTCGTTACCCGCGAAATGAAAATGCAGCTGGCTGCAGAGGAGGCAGCTCACAAGGCGTCTGCGGACTCTTTGCCTCCAGAGGACCCAGCCCCCGTTATGCCTACTCCGATGGAAGTTCACCCACCTCTGGCCGAGCTAGACGCGAGTCAAATTCCGGAACCGTCAGGCTCACCAATCGACAATCAAGCTGTTATCCCACATGCTACTTCGAGCGGCACGAATTCTAACAGCTCGGGGGCAGATGACTGGCGGAGCCCGATCTGGGCTTACTTGGAAAAAGGGGAATTTCCTGCCGACAAATGGGCAGCCAGGAAACTCAAGGTTGTCAGTGCGCGGTACTGCGTTCGCAGCGGAATACTTCTACGCCGAAGTGTAGCTGGTCTTTATCTAGCATGCGTGGCTGGTAGTGAGCCCGCGATGCTAATGCGAGCTGTTCACGATGGTCCCAATGGAAACCACTCCGGAGGTCGGACTCtggctttcaaaatcaaaaggcaaGGTTACTTCTGGTCTACCATGGTCACGGACTGCGAAAGATATTCTCGAGCTTGTGAGAAGTGTTAG